GTCACCCGGCATGGTTCCGGGCAAGGCCCCGTGCTGCTGTAGCTCAGTGGTAGAGCGCACCCTTGGTAAGGGTGAGGCCGGGAGTTCAATCCTCCCCAGCAGCACCATTCACCTCCATTTCCGTTTGCAACGCTGTCGCGCCTTGCGTGCTTTACGCGCATCGGCCACGCCCCTTCGCGACAGGAGGTGGCGACGATGGACTTTCAGCTTACCGAGCAGCAGCGCGATCTGCAGGAGGCGGCGCGCAAGTTCGCGCGCGCAGAGCTTCCGGACCTCGCGCGAGAGATGGAAGAGAAGGATATCCCCGTCCCGGCCGAGATGGTGCGGCGCTATGGCCAGCAGGGCTTTCTCGGCGTCAACCTGCCGGAGAAATATGGCGGGCTGGGGCTGGGCCATCTCGAGGCGCTGCTGGTGCTCGAGCAGTTCGCGATGATCAGCAACGCGGTCGCCTTTCCAGTGTTCGAGGCGCTGGTCGGCCCGGTCCGCGCGATCGCGCTGTTCGGCACCGATTCGCTGCGCCAACGGATCATCCCCAAGGTCACGCGGGGCGAGGCGACGGTGGCCGTGTCCATGTCTGAACCCGATGCCGGCACCGCGCTGACCGATCTTTCCACCCGGGCGCGTGAGGACGGCGGGCAGTTCGTGCTCGACGGCACCAAGCGCTGGACCAGCGGGGCGGGCCACGCGCAATATTACGTGGTCTATTGCCGCCTGCCGGATGCGCCGGGAGCGAAGGGCATCGGCGCGCTGCTGATCAACAAGGACATGGAGGGCGTCGGCTTCGGCAAGCGCGAGAAGCTGATGGGTTTCCGGGGGATCGACACACGCGACATCACCTTCGATGCGGTGAAGGTGCCGAAGGACAATCTGGTGGTCGAGGCGGGCGGTTTCGGCCGGCTGATGGCGGCTTTCGGGCTCGAGCGCTGCGGCAATGCGACCCAGAGCCTGGGCCTTGCCGCCGCCGCGCTCGAACAGGCGACCGAATATGTCCAGCAGCGCGAGGCCTTCGGCAAGCCGATCGTCGATTTCCAGGCGGTGCAGCTGCGCCTCGCCGAAATGGCGATGCAGGTCGAGGCGGCGCGTCTGCTGATCTACCGCGCGGCGGCCAATGCAGCGCAGCAGGACAATCGCCTGCCGAGCGTGTTCGAAAGCAGCGTCGCCAAGTGCTACGCCAACGAGATCGTCCGCTCGGTCACCGCCAACGGGATGCAGGTGATGGGCGGCTATGGCTATCACTCGGAATACGGGATGGAACAGCGCGTGCGCGACGGCTTCGCCTGGGGCATTGCGGGCGGCACGACCGACGTCCAGAAAACCAATATCGCCGCCGCCATGATCGGCCGGCGTTTCGATCAGCGGCGTTGATTGCGCGCACTGTATTGGCTAGATAGAACACTATGGAGCATACAGACGCGCTGCAGGCCGCGCCGGTCGAAGAAACCGACCTCAGGCAGCTCGATCCGCGTTACCGGACGGTGCTGCGGATCGTCGGAACGATCTGGTCGATCCCGGTGCTGATCGTGGCGACGGTGCCGGGTATCGCGATCGAGAACTGGTCGCTTTATGCCCTCGTTCCGGCATTGGTCACCGTCGCTCTTCTGATCTTTCGATTCCCTTCGCGGCGCTGGTCGGCGCGCGGCTATTCGCTGGAAGACGAGCGGCTGCGCGTGGTGCGCGGAATCATGTTCCGCTTCGATACGGTGGTGCCCTTCGGCCGGGTTCAGCATATCGATGTGGGGCAGGGGCCGTTGGAGCGGGCCTTCGATCTCGCCACGCTGACGGTCCACACCGCCGGGACGCACAATTCCTCGGTCGCGCTGCCGGGGCTCGCGCATGAAGACGCGCTGGCGATGCGCGAGACGATCCGGGCGGCGATCCGGCGCGACACGTTGTGAACCGGGACGCCGAGACGGCGGGCGAGCCGCGGCGGACGGACCCGCGCAGCTTCGCGGTGAAGGGGCTAGGGATGCTGACCCAACTCGCCGTCCCGCTCGGGCTCGCCAGTGTCACCATTCTCGACGATGGGGATCTGGGGGAGCTGATCGCCTATTTTCTGCCCGTCGTGCTGGCTGTCGTCGGAGCGAATTTCTTCTTCGCCTGGCTCGGCTGGCGGCGGTTTACCTATCAGGTGAACCCGGCCGATATCCGGGTCGAGAGCGGCATCGTCTCGCGTCAGGCGCGCTCCGTTCCCTATGAACGCATTCAGGATGTCAGCCTTGAACAGCGTCTAATTCCGCGCTTTTTTGGTCTAGTCGAGGTAAAGTTCGAGACAGGTGCGGGCGGAAAGGACGAACTTTCGCTCGCTTTCCTTTCCGAAGCCGAGGGGGAGCGGCTGCGCGAACTGGTCCGTTCGCGCCGCGATGGTGAAACGGCCGAGATGCCGGGCGAGATCCGCGCCGAGCCCGACCGCGAGTCGCTGTTCGCCATGGGGCCGCGCCGGGTGGTGACCTTCGGCCTGTTCGAATTCTCGCTGATCGTCGTCGCGGGGTTTGCGGGCTTCGCGCAGCAATTCGATTTCCTGCTGCCCTTCGACCTGTGGGATTTCGACGAATGGCAGGCGCGCCTCGCCGGTCCGGGGCGCTGGCTGGCGGGGCTGGGCTTCGCGGCACAGGTCGCCGGCGCGCTCATCGCCGCGGCGACCTTGCTGGCGGTGGGGTTCGGCACCGGGCTGATCCGCACCGTGCTGCGCGAATGGGATTTCCGGCTGGAGCGGACCGACAAGGGCCTGCGCCGCCGCCGCGGCCTCTTGACCCGGACCGATGTGGTGATGCCGGTTCACCGGGTGCAGGCGCTGCGGATCGGGACCGGGTTCCTGCGCAAGTATTTCGGCTGGCACCGGCTCCGCGTGGTCAGCCTGGCGCAGGACAGCGGCAACGCCAATCACGACGTCGCGCCCTTCGCGCAGATGGCGGAGATCGCGCCGATCGTCGCGACCACCCGCTTCGCCCTGCCGCCTGCCGATCTCGACTGGCAGCGCGGCGATCGGCGCTACCGCATCGACCGGGTCGTGATCGGCGGCATCGTGCTGGGCGCAATTGCGATCGGCTTGGCATTCTCGCCGCGCCCCGAACTCGTCGCCCTTCCGCTGGTCGGGATACTCGCCGTTGCGCTGGTCGAGTTCCACGACTGGCACTTTTCCGCCAACGCGCTCGATCCGAGGCAGGTCTATGTCCGGCGCAGCTGGCTTTCGCCGAAAACCTCGATCGCCAGCCGCGTCAAGCTGCAATCGGTCGAGATCGCGCAGGGGCCGATCGCCCGCCATCGCGGATACGCGACGCTCCATCTCGGCCTTGCCGGGGGCCAGTTCAGCATAAGGGGCATCCGGCACGAGCGGGCCGGCGAGTTGCGCGACGCCATTCTCGGCTCGATCGCAAGGACCGATTTCAGCGAGCTTGTCTAGCCCGCGTGGAGCTCGCTC
The genomic region above belongs to Qipengyuania spongiae and contains:
- a CDS encoding acyl-CoA dehydrogenase family protein codes for the protein MDFQLTEQQRDLQEAARKFARAELPDLAREMEEKDIPVPAEMVRRYGQQGFLGVNLPEKYGGLGLGHLEALLVLEQFAMISNAVAFPVFEALVGPVRAIALFGTDSLRQRIIPKVTRGEATVAVSMSEPDAGTALTDLSTRAREDGGQFVLDGTKRWTSGAGHAQYYVVYCRLPDAPGAKGIGALLINKDMEGVGFGKREKLMGFRGIDTRDITFDAVKVPKDNLVVEAGGFGRLMAAFGLERCGNATQSLGLAAAALEQATEYVQQREAFGKPIVDFQAVQLRLAEMAMQVEAARLLIYRAAANAAQQDNRLPSVFESSVAKCYANEIVRSVTANGMQVMGGYGYHSEYGMEQRVRDGFAWGIAGGTTDVQKTNIAAAMIGRRFDQRR
- a CDS encoding PH domain-containing protein, with protein sequence MEHTDALQAAPVEETDLRQLDPRYRTVLRIVGTIWSIPVLIVATVPGIAIENWSLYALVPALVTVALLIFRFPSRRWSARGYSLEDERLRVVRGIMFRFDTVVPFGRVQHIDVGQGPLERAFDLATLTVHTAGTHNSSVALPGLAHEDALAMRETIRAAIRRDTL
- a CDS encoding PH domain-containing protein, yielding MLTQLAVPLGLASVTILDDGDLGELIAYFLPVVLAVVGANFFFAWLGWRRFTYQVNPADIRVESGIVSRQARSVPYERIQDVSLEQRLIPRFFGLVEVKFETGAGGKDELSLAFLSEAEGERLRELVRSRRDGETAEMPGEIRAEPDRESLFAMGPRRVVTFGLFEFSLIVVAGFAGFAQQFDFLLPFDLWDFDEWQARLAGPGRWLAGLGFAAQVAGALIAAATLLAVGFGTGLIRTVLREWDFRLERTDKGLRRRRGLLTRTDVVMPVHRVQALRIGTGFLRKYFGWHRLRVVSLAQDSGNANHDVAPFAQMAEIAPIVATTRFALPPADLDWQRGDRRYRIDRVVIGGIVLGAIAIGLAFSPRPELVALPLVGILAVALVEFHDWHFSANALDPRQVYVRRSWLSPKTSIASRVKLQSVEIAQGPIARHRGYATLHLGLAGGQFSIRGIRHERAGELRDAILGSIARTDFSELV